Proteins encoded in a region of the Neodiprion virginianus isolate iyNeoVirg1 chromosome 2, iyNeoVirg1.1, whole genome shotgun sequence genome:
- the LOC124297981 gene encoding TBC1 domain family member 20 isoform X2 → METDEDDLPLVQPVPGPLDNSVGELVRNAPSNLRKRNIGLGLSEASKRTEKGESTPESDARLNSFPSDATKIWGDGEISPRIPGIEVLESPESLTARERMKINIVRGCLSKPDLTFGELRLLGCSSEGFVNDDIRRMLWPRLLGLSNREPDPVNGLDTVHTKIPNEVYQQILKDVVRSTSHFPQESTEDETTALENEMTQMICWVLHRHKKLNYYQGYNDVAATVLMVMGLQRGLQVLEQISLRFLQRFMEATMEKVNQELFFIFALLERVHPTLLQRLENVELFPHFALAEYTTWYAHKYSEHRKLLHRLFDYFLGSPPLMPLYLSTVIVAHRSTEIFNTTPDMGHTHKVLCTLPEDLPFENLLVDAKDLYRKYPPDSIENDVRDYDNKRRRKEQEWKRAAEKNRQERERRSRLQVAVPHPRLPYRVGSYRTIAVVTVLALGIYAFLKSSSGLN, encoded by the exons ATGGAAACCGACGAAGATGATCTACCTCTGGTGCAACCTGTTCCTGGGCCGTTGGACAATTCGGTCGGTGAATTGGTTAGAAATGCCCCGTCGAATCTTCGGAAGAGGAATATCGGATTGGGTCTTTCCGAGGCGAGTAAGAGGACGGAAAAAGGGGAATCGACGCCGGAATCCGACGCAAGACTCAATTCGTTTCCTTCGGACGCGACGAAAATCTGGGGCGACGGTGAAATTTCCCCTAGAATACCTGGAATTGAGGTTCTTGAATCACCAG AATCACTCACCGCCAGAGAACGCATGAAAATTAACATCGTTCGAGGATGCCTATCGAAGCCAGACCTCACCTTTGGGGAATTAAGATTGCTCGGCTGCAGTAGCGAAGGATTCGTTAATG ATGATATACGAAGGATGCTATGGCCTCGGCTCTTAGGACTGAGTAACAGAGAGCCTGATCCAGTGAATGGATTGGACACAGTACACACTAAAATACCCAATGAGGTTTACCAACAAATATTGAAGGATGTAGTGAGGAGCACGAGTCACTTTCCACAAGAATCGACAGAGGATGAGACCACTGCACTTGAGAATGAAATGACACAGATGATATGCTGGGTGCTTCATAGgcataaaaaattgaa TTATTATCAAGGCTACAATGACGTAGCAGCAACAGTCCTCATGGTGATGGGTCTTCAACGTGGGCTACAAGTTTTAGAACAAATATCGCTAAGATTTCTTCAAAGGTTCATGGAAGCTACGATGGAGAAGGTCAACCAAGAGTTGTTTTTTATATTCGCGTTACTAGAACGAGTTCACCCAACCCTATTGCAACGCTTGGAAAA TGTGGAACTATTCCCGCACTTTGCTCTTGCCGAATACACAACGTGGTACGCACACAAGTACTCCGAGCATAGGAAATTACTGCACAGATTGTTCGACTACTTTCTTGGAAGCCCCCCACTCATGCCGTTATATCTAAGCACAGTAATAGTCGCCCATAGgtctaccgaaattttcaacacaacGCCTGATATGGGACATACTCACAAAGTGCTTTGCACG CTGCCCGAGGATTTgccgtttgaaaatttgctgGTTGATGCTAAGGACCTGTACCGAAAATACCCGCCAGACTCGATAGAAAATGATGTTCGAGACTATGACAACAAAAGGCGAAGGAAGGAGCAAGAATGGAAGCGAGCGGCTGAGAAAAATCGTCAAGAGCGTGAACGTCGGAGTCGGCTTCAAGTTGCAGTTCCTCATCCACGCTTGCCTTACAGAGTCGGAAGTTACAGAACTATAGCCGTCGTTACTGTCTTAGCTTTAGGTATTTACGCCTTCTTAAAAAGCTCTTCAGGCCTGAACTGA
- the LOC124297981 gene encoding TBC1 domain family member 20 isoform X1 gives METDEDDLPLVQPVPGPLDNSVGELVRNAPSNLRKRNIGLGLSEASKRTEKGESTPESDARLNSFPSDATKIWGDGEISPRIPGIEVLESPGKSNGVKSPAPALDPSNTLPSDQSDNLESLTARERMKINIVRGCLSKPDLTFGELRLLGCSSEGFVNDDIRRMLWPRLLGLSNREPDPVNGLDTVHTKIPNEVYQQILKDVVRSTSHFPQESTEDETTALENEMTQMICWVLHRHKKLNYYQGYNDVAATVLMVMGLQRGLQVLEQISLRFLQRFMEATMEKVNQELFFIFALLERVHPTLLQRLENVELFPHFALAEYTTWYAHKYSEHRKLLHRLFDYFLGSPPLMPLYLSTVIVAHRSTEIFNTTPDMGHTHKVLCTLPEDLPFENLLVDAKDLYRKYPPDSIENDVRDYDNKRRRKEQEWKRAAEKNRQERERRSRLQVAVPHPRLPYRVGSYRTIAVVTVLALGIYAFLKSSSGLN, from the exons ATGGAAACCGACGAAGATGATCTACCTCTGGTGCAACCTGTTCCTGGGCCGTTGGACAATTCGGTCGGTGAATTGGTTAGAAATGCCCCGTCGAATCTTCGGAAGAGGAATATCGGATTGGGTCTTTCCGAGGCGAGTAAGAGGACGGAAAAAGGGGAATCGACGCCGGAATCCGACGCAAGACTCAATTCGTTTCCTTCGGACGCGACGAAAATCTGGGGCGACGGTGAAATTTCCCCTAGAATACCTGGAATTGAGGTTCTTGAATCACCAGGTAAATCGAACGGTGTCAAATCTCCAGCTCCAGCCTTAGATCCCTCTAACACTTTGCCTTCGGATCAATCTGACAATCTAGAATCACTCACCGCCAGAGAACGCATGAAAATTAACATCGTTCGAGGATGCCTATCGAAGCCAGACCTCACCTTTGGGGAATTAAGATTGCTCGGCTGCAGTAGCGAAGGATTCGTTAATG ATGATATACGAAGGATGCTATGGCCTCGGCTCTTAGGACTGAGTAACAGAGAGCCTGATCCAGTGAATGGATTGGACACAGTACACACTAAAATACCCAATGAGGTTTACCAACAAATATTGAAGGATGTAGTGAGGAGCACGAGTCACTTTCCACAAGAATCGACAGAGGATGAGACCACTGCACTTGAGAATGAAATGACACAGATGATATGCTGGGTGCTTCATAGgcataaaaaattgaa TTATTATCAAGGCTACAATGACGTAGCAGCAACAGTCCTCATGGTGATGGGTCTTCAACGTGGGCTACAAGTTTTAGAACAAATATCGCTAAGATTTCTTCAAAGGTTCATGGAAGCTACGATGGAGAAGGTCAACCAAGAGTTGTTTTTTATATTCGCGTTACTAGAACGAGTTCACCCAACCCTATTGCAACGCTTGGAAAA TGTGGAACTATTCCCGCACTTTGCTCTTGCCGAATACACAACGTGGTACGCACACAAGTACTCCGAGCATAGGAAATTACTGCACAGATTGTTCGACTACTTTCTTGGAAGCCCCCCACTCATGCCGTTATATCTAAGCACAGTAATAGTCGCCCATAGgtctaccgaaattttcaacacaacGCCTGATATGGGACATACTCACAAAGTGCTTTGCACG CTGCCCGAGGATTTgccgtttgaaaatttgctgGTTGATGCTAAGGACCTGTACCGAAAATACCCGCCAGACTCGATAGAAAATGATGTTCGAGACTATGACAACAAAAGGCGAAGGAAGGAGCAAGAATGGAAGCGAGCGGCTGAGAAAAATCGTCAAGAGCGTGAACGTCGGAGTCGGCTTCAAGTTGCAGTTCCTCATCCACGCTTGCCTTACAGAGTCGGAAGTTACAGAACTATAGCCGTCGTTACTGTCTTAGCTTTAGGTATTTACGCCTTCTTAAAAAGCTCTTCAGGCCTGAACTGA
- the LOC124297982 gene encoding heterogeneous nuclear ribonucleoprotein A3 homolog 2-like, with product MYLKQGIIGLLAILSLCAQIEARSYGRAEVEKDDVSEESAKTETLAAPPLAEEVTGHVANKPHRSPRSADYAGTPLHGTEFAPHGGGGSSGHGYYGNGGSSGNTGLYPNLGSFGNIGGNVNTPSYGNSGGYGIPGGNTGNVNYGNSGSYGHPEPFGGHNTVMPNAGNYGRPGFSGGYNVTPENTGSYGRPGFHGSHNATQGYHGNYGRPGFSGGYNTTPRNTGNYGNYGRPGLPGGYNTTPRNTGSYGRPGFQGSHNATQGTYGNYGNYGRPGLQGEYNTTPGYTGSYGRPGHHRGYNATQGNYGNYGRPGSVGGYDRNQRIYRR from the exons ATGTACTTGAAGCAAGGGATCATTGGCTTATTGGCGATATTATCGCTCTGCGCCCAAATTGAAG CTCGATCCTACGGAAGAGCCGAGGTGGAGAAGGATGACGTTTCCGAAGAGAGTGCTAAAACCGAAACTCTAGCGGCTCCTCCACTGGCAGAAGAGGTCACCGGCCATGTTGCCAATAAACCTCATAGGAGCCCCAGAAGTGCTGATTATGCCGGCACACCATTGCATGGTACCGAGTTTGCGCCTCATGGGGGCGGCGGAAGCTCAG GGCATGGATATTACGGAAACGGAGGTAGCAGTGGAAACACTGGACTCTACCCAAATCTCGGAAGCTTCGGGAATATCGGAGGCAACGTGAACACACCGAGCTATGGAAATTCCGGTGGTTACGGAATCCCGGGAGGCAATACGGGCAACGTAAATTATGGGAATAGCGGAAGCTATGGTCACCCCGAACCTTTTGGAGGTCACAACACTGTTATGCCAAATGCGGGGAATTACGGACGGCCGGGATTTTCCGGGGGCTACAATGTTACTCCTGAAAATACCGGAAGTTACGGAAGACCTGGTTTCCACGGAAGCCATAACGCGACGCAAGGATATCACGGAAACTACGGACGGCCTGGATTTTCCGGGGGATATAACACGACTCCTCGAAATACAGGAAATTATGGAAACTACGGTCGTCCTGGACTTCCCGGGGGATATAACACGACTCCCCGAAACACAGGAAGTTACGGACGCCCTGGATTCCAAGGAAGCCACAACGCGACGCAAGGAACTTACGGAAATTACGGAAACTACGGGCGGCCTGGACTCCAGGGAGAGTACAACACGACTCCTGGATATACCGGAAGTTATGGACGACCTGGTCATCATAGAGGCTACAATGCGACGCAAGGAAATTACGGCAACTATGGACGTCCCGGTAGCGTTGGCGGCTATGATAGAAATCAAAGAATTTATCGGAGGTAg
- the LOC124297806 gene encoding uncharacterized PE-PGRS family protein PE_PGRS54-like yields MKLAFTSVKKISTTGGQSVNSRLNGGPGDRRRHAAQGYGLGTFGARGALGRAIGAVGDLGGAVGKWAGFGGGIGAQGGVGGGIGAQGGVEGGIGAQGGVGGGIGARGGVGGGIGAQGGVGGAVGAQGGVGGAIGAQGGVGGGIGAQGGVGGAVGAQGGVGGGIRAQGGVGGGIGARGGVGGAVGAQGGVGGGTGAQGGVGGGIGAQGGVGGGIGAQGGVGGGIGAQGGVGGAVGAQGGVGGGTGAQGGVGGAVGAQGGVGGGIGARGGVGGGIGAQGGVGGAVGAQGDVGGGIRAQGGVGGGIGAQGGVGGGIGAQGGVGGGIGAQGGVGGAVGAQGGVGGAIGAQGGVGGGIGAQGGVGGAVGAQGGVGGGIAAQGGVGGGIRAQGGVGGAVGAQGGVGGAIGAQGGVGGGIGAQGGVGGAVGAQGGVGGGIGAQGGLGGAVGAQGGAEGGIGAQGGVGGGIGAQGGVRGGIGAQGGVGGGIGAQGGVGGAVGAQGGVGGAIGAQGGVGGGIGAQGGVGGAVGAQGGVGGGIGAQGGVRGGIGAQGGVGGGIGAQGGLGGGIGAQGGLGGAVGGWGGVGGGIGAQGGLGGAVGGWGGVGGGIGAQGGVGGGIGAMGGLGGAVGGWGGVGGAIAAQGAAGEAVRAQGGVGGGIGAQGGVGGAVGAQGGAGGEIGAQGGVRGGIGAQGGVGGGIGAQGGVGGGIGAQGGLGGAVGGWGGVGGGIGAQGGLGGAVGAQGGVGGGIGAQGGVRGGIGAQGGVGGGIGAQGGVGGGIGAQGGVGGGIGAQGGVGGGIGAQGGLGGAVGGWGGVGGGIGAQGGLGGAVGGWGGVGGGIGAQGGVGGGIGAQGGVRGATGAVGGVGGGIGAVGGVGGAIGAQGGLGGAVGRWGGVGGGIGAQGGLGGAVGGWGGVGGGIGAQGGVGGGIGAQGGLGGAVGGWGGVGGAIAAQGAAGGAVRAQGGVGGGIGAQGGVGGAIGAEGGVGGGIGTQGGVGGGIGAQGVVGGAIGAQGGAGGAVGAQGGVGGAIGTQGGVGGAIGAVGGVGGGIGAQGGVGGGIGAQGGLGGAVGGWGGVGGGIGAQGGLGGAVGGWGGVGGGIGAQGGLGGAVGGWGGVGGGIGAQGGLGGAVGAQGGAGGGITA; encoded by the exons ATGAAATTAGCTTTCACCTCCGTCAAGAAAATAAGCACGACTGGGGGACAATCTGTAAATAGTAGATTGAATG GTGGCCCTGGTGACCGAAGAAGACATGCAGCCCAGGGCTATGGCCTAGGAACATTTGGAGCCCGGGGTGCTCTCGGAAGAGCAATTGGAGCCGTGGGCGATCTCGGAGGAGCTGTCGGGAAATGGGCTGGTTTTGGAGGAGGAATTGGAGCCCAGGGCGGTGTTGGAGGAGGAATTGGAGCCCAGGGCGGTGTTGAAGGAGGAATTGGAGCCCAAGGCGGTGTTGGAGGAGGAATTGGAGCCCGAGGCGGTGTTGGAGGAGGAATTGGAGCCCAGGGCGGTGTCGGAGGAGCAGTCGGGGCCCAGGGTGGTGTTGGAGGAGCAATCGGGGCCCAGGGTGGTGTTGGAGGAGGAATTGGAGCCCAGGGCGGTGTCGGAGGAGCAGTCGGGGCCCAGGGTGGTGTTGGAGGAGGAATTAGAGCCCAGGGCGGTGTTGGAGGAGGAATTGGAGCCCGGGGCGGTGTCGGAGGAGCAGTCGGGGCCCAGGGTGGTGTTGGAGGAGGAACTGGAGCCCAGGGCGGTGTTGGAGGAGGAATTGGAGCCCAGGGCGGTGTTGGAGGAGGAATTGGAGCCCAAGGCGGTGTTGGAGGAGGAATTGGAGCCCAGGGCGGTGTCGGAGGAGCAGTCGGGGCCCAGGGTGGTGTTGGAGGAGGAACTGGAGCCCAGGGCGGTGTCGGAGGAGCAGTCGGGGCCCAGGGTGGTGTTGGAGGAGGAATTGGAGCCCGGGGCGGTGTTGGAGGAGGAATTGGAGCCCAGGGCGGTGTCGGAGGAGCAGTCGGGGCCCAGGGTGATGTTGGAGGAGGAATTAGAGCCCAGGGCGGTGTTGGAGGAGGAATTGGAGCCCAGGGCGGTGTTGGAGGAGGAATTGGAGCCCAAGGCGGTGTTGGAGGAGGAATTGGAGCCCAGGGCGGTGTCGGAGGAGCAGTCGGGGCCCAGGGTGGTGTTGGAGGAGCAATCGGGGCCCAGGGTGGTGTTGGAGGAGGAATTGGAGCCCAGGGCGGTGTCGGAGGAGCAGTCGGGGCCCAGGGTGGTGTTGGAGGAGGAATTGCAGCCCAGGGCGGTGTTGGAGGAGGAATTAGAGCCCAGGGCGGTGTCGGAGGAGCAGTCGGGGCCCAGGGTGGTGTTGGAGGAGCAATCGGGGCCCAGGGTGGTGTTGGAGGAGGAATTGGAGCCCAGGGCGGTGTCGGAGGAGCAGTCGGGGCCCAGGGTGGTGTTGGAGGAGGAATTGGAGCTCAGGGCGGTCTCGGAGGAGCAGTCGGAGCCCAGGGTGGTGCTGAAGGAGGAATTGGAGCCCAGGGCGGTGTTGGAGGAGGAATTGGAGCCCAAGGCGGTGTTCGAGGAGGAATTGGAGCCCAGGGCGGTGTTGGAGGAGGAATTGGAGCCCAGGGCGGTGTCGGAGGAGCAGTCGGGGCCCAGGGTGGTGTTGGAGGAGCAATCGGGGCCCAGGGTGGTGTTGGAGGAGGAATTGGAGCCCAGGGCGGTGTCGGAGGAGCAGTCGGGGCCCAGGGTGGTGTTGGAGGAGGAATTGGAGCCCAGGGCGGTGTTCGAGGAGGAATCGGAGCCCAGGGCGGTGTTGGAGGAGGAATTGGAGCCCAGGGCGGTCTCGGAGGAGGAATTGGAGCCCAGGGCGGTCTCGGAGGAGCAGTCGGGGGATGGGGTGGTGTTGGAGGAGGAATTGGAGCCCAGGGCGGTCTCGGAGGAGCAGTCGGGGGATGGGGTGGTGTTGGAGGAGGAATTGGAGCCCAGGGCGGTGTTGGAGGTGGAATTGGAGCCATGGGCGGTCTCGGAGGAGCAGTCGGGGGATGGGGTGGTGTTGGAGGAGCAATCGCGGCCCAGGGAGCTGCCGGAGAAGCAGTCAGGGCCCAGGGTGGTGTTGGAGGAGGAATTGGAGCCCAGGGCGGTGTCGGAGGAGCAGTCGGAGCCCAGGGTGGTGCTGGAGGAGAAATTGGAGCCCAGGGCGGTGTTCGAGGAGGAATTGGAGCCCAGGGCGGTGTTGGAGGAGGAATTGGAGCCCAGGGCGGTGTTGGAGGAGGAATTGGAGCCCAGGGCGGTCTCGGAGGAGCAGTCGGGGGATGGGGTGGTGTTGGAGGAGGAATTGGAGCCCAGGGCGGTCTCGGAGGAGCAGTCGGGGCCCAGGGTGGGGTTGGAGGAGGAATTGGAGCCCAGGGCGGTGTTCGAGGAGGAATTGGAGCCCAGGGCGGTGTTGGAGGGGGAATTGGAGCCCAGGGCGGTGTTGGAGGAGGAATTGGAGCCCAGGGCGGTGTTGGAGGAGGAATTGGAGCCCAGGGCGGTGTTGGAGGAGGAATTGGAGCCCAGGGCGGTCTCGGAGGAGCAGTCGGGGGATGGGGTGGTGTTGGAGGAGGAATTGGAGCCCAAGGTGGTCTCGGAGGAGCAGTCGGGGGATGGGGTGGTGTTGGAGGAGGAATTGGAGCCCAGGGCGGTGTTGGAGGAGGAATTGGAGCCCAGGGTGGTGTCAGAGGAGCAACTGGAGCCGTAGGCGGTGTCGGAGGAGGAATTGGAGCCGTGGGCGGTGTCGGAGGAGCAATTGGAGCCCAGGGCGGTCTCGGAGGAGCAGTCGGGCGATGGGGTGGTGTTGGAGGAGGAATTGGAGCCCAAGGCGGTCTCGGAGGAGCAGTCGGGGGATGGGGTGGTGTTGGAGGAGGAATTGGAGCCCAGGGCGGTGTTGGAGGAGGAATTGGAGCCCAGGGCGGTCTCGGAGGAGCAGTCGGGGGATGGGGTGGTGTTGGAGGAGCAATCGCGGCCCAGGGAGCTGCCGGAGGAGCAGTCAGGGCCCAGGGTGGTGTTGGAGGAGGAATTGGAGCCCAGGGTGGTGTCGGAGGAGCAATTGGAGCCGAGGGCGGTGTCGGAGGAGGAATTGGAACCCAGGGTGGTGTCGGAGGAGGAATTGGAGCCCAGGGTGTTGTCGGAGGAGCAATCGGGGCCCAGGGCGGTGCCGGAGGAGCAGTCGGGGCCCAGGGTGGTGTTGGAGGAGCAATCGGGACCCAGGGCGGTGTTGGAGGAGCAATTGGAGCCGTGGGCGGTGTCGGAGGAGGAATTGGAGCCCAGGGCGGTGTTGGAGGAGGAATTGGAGCCCAGGGCGGTCTCGGAGGAGCAGTCGGGGGATGGGGTGGTGTTGGAGGAGGAATTGGAGCCCAGGGCGGTCTCGGAGGAGCAGTCGGGGGATGGGGTGGTGTTGGAGGAGGAATTGGAGCCCAGGGCGGTCTCGGAGGAGCAGTCGGGGGATGGGGTGGTGTTGGAGGAGGAATTGGAGCCCAGGGCGGTCTCGGAGGAGCAGTCGGAGCCCAGGGTGGTGCTGGAGGAGGCATCACAGCCTAG
- the LOC124297983 gene encoding heterogeneous nuclear ribonucleoprotein A3 homolog 2-like — MYLKQGIIGLLAILSLCAQIEARSYGRAEVEKDDVSEESAKTETLAAPPLAEEVTGHVANKPHRSPRSADYAGTPLHGTEFAPHGGGGSSGHGYYGNGGSSGNTGLYPNLGSFGNIGGNVNTPSYGNSGGYGIPGGNTGNVNYGNSGSYGHPEPFGGHNTVMPNAGNYGRPGFSGGYNVTPENTGSYGRPGFHGSHNATQGYHGNYGRPGFSGGYNTTPRNTGNYGNYGRPGLPGGYNTTPRNTGSYGRPGFQGSHNATQGTYGNYGNYGRPGLQGEYNTTPGYTGSYGRPGHHRGYNATQGNYGNYGRPGSVGGYDRNQRIYRR, encoded by the exons CTCGATCCTACGGAAGAGCCGAGGTGGAGAAGGATGACGTTTCCGAAGAGAGTGCTAAAACCGAAACTCTAGCGGCTCCTCCACTGGCAGAAGAGGTCACCGGCCATGTTGCCAATAAACCTCATAGGAGCCCCAGAAGTGCTGATTATGCCGGCACACCATTGCATGGTACCGAGTTTGCGCCTCATGGGGGCGGCGGAAGCTCAG GGCATGGATATTACGGAAACGGAGGTAGCAGTGGAAACACTGGACTCTACCCAAATCTCGGAAGCTTCGGGAATATCGGAGGCAACGTGAACACACCGAGCTATGGAAATTCCGGTGGTTACGGAATCCCGGGAGGCAATACGGGCAACGTAAATTATGGGAATAGCGGAAGCTATGGTCACCCCGAACCTTTTGGAGGTCACAACACTGTTATGCCAAATGCGGGGAATTACGGACGGCCGGGATTTTCCGGGGGCTACAATGTTACTCCTGAAAATACCGGAAGTTACGGAAGACCTGGTTTCCACGGAAGCCATAACGCGACGCAAGGATATCACGGAAACTACGGACGGCCTGGATTTTCCGGGGGATATAACACGACTCCTCGAAATACAGGAAATTATGGAAACTACGGTCGTCCTGGACTTCCCGGGGGATATAACACGACTCCCCGAAACACAGGAAGTTACGGACGCCCTGGATTCCAAGGAAGCCACAACGCGACGCAAGGAACTTACGGAAATTACGGAAACTACGGGCGGCCTGGACTCCAGGGAGAGTACAACACGACTCCTGGATATACCGGAAGTTATGGACGACCTGGTCATCATAGAGGCTACAATGCGACGCAAGGAAATTACGGCAACTATGGACGTCCCGGTAGCGTTGGCGGCTATGATAGAAATCAAAGAATTTATCGGAGGTAg